The genomic DNA ACGGTTGCTCAGGGACGGTTGTCGTAGGTGAATCTGTTGTAGCAGGTGAGGTAGTGACTGAAGATGTTGTTGGCTGTGAGGTATCTTTGCTAGTTTGCGTATCTGGGGCGCTCTTATCTGCACCACAACCTGATAACACGACGCTTGTAGCCAATGCGAGAAGAGACAGATTAAATTTCATGTAAATTCCTTGTAGATAAATTCCAATTTCCACAAGTCACTTGCATGTAGCGTACCATTTGTGCCAAAACACGATAAAAAAGTCATTTTACATAGAAATTAGCGGTAAAAAGCAACTTTTAATATAAAACTGGTTTCATTAAAATCTTATATTGACACCTCATTGCAGACGAAAATCGACCAACACTTAAATACCAGTAAAATCACATTTGCACCATTTAAAACACATATTTCTCACATTGCACCAATGTGGATATTGACTATATCTAGAATAAGTTAGACGGATTAGAGGCTTACTATGAAGGGTATTATCGGCATGGAGAACAGAAAAGGCATAAAAAAACCACTGGCTACATACATAACCAGTGGTTGAATCTTAGGAGTGCAAGGTGTTTTCCTTACCTCATAGTAACGAATTCCTCTGAACCCGTAGGGTGTATTGCGACTACTGAGTCAAAGTCTGCTTTGGTTGCGCCCATTTTCATTGCTACAGCAAAGCCTTGGATCATTTCATCAACAGTAAAGCCGATGCCGTGAAGGCCGACAACTTGCTCGTTATCACCAGCACAAACTAGCTTCATTTTGCATGGTTGACGGTGCTTGGTTACCGCAGAGTACATGGCAGTAAAGCCAGAGGTGTAAACTTTCACATTGCCTTCGCCGTATTGGTCGATAGCTTGTTGCTCTGTTAGGCCAATGGTGCCAATTGGTGGGTGGCTAAATACCACTGTTGGGATTAGGCTGTAGTCCATTTTTGCGTCTGGCTTGTTGTTAAATAAACGCTCAGATAGCTGACGACCCGCTTTTACTGCAACAGGTGTTAGCTCAACGCCACCTTCCATGATGTCACCAACACAGTAGACGCCACTAACATTGGTTTCTTGGTATTCATTAACCTTAATGTAGCCACGTTGGTTGGTTTCAACGCCACTGTTATTTAGGTTAATAGCATCCGTTGCAGGATGACGCCCAATAGCCCAAATAAGCTGGTCTACATTATGAGTGTTACCGTTTTCTAAATGTAGAGTTAGGCTACCATCGGCTTCTTTCACCACTTCTTTTGGTACTGAGTGGGTATGTAGCGTTGGCCCTTCTGCTGCCATAACCTCAGTTAAAGTGTCGATGATCATAGGATCAAAGCTACGCAAAGGAGACGCTTTACGCACAAATAGGTCCGTTTGTGTGCCTAGTGCGCTTAGTACGCCGGCGATTTCAACAGCAATATAACCGGCACCCACAACAGCAACACGTTTAGGTTGTTCGTTTAGCTCAAAGAAGCCATTGGAATCAATGCCGTATTCCGCGCCAGGAATGTTAGGGATAGTTGGACGACCGCCTACCGCGATGAGAATATGATCGGCGGTATACAGTTCGCCGTCAACTTCGACGGTCTTTGCATCAACAAATTTAGCAAAGCCTTTAATCACGTTAACTTTGTTATTGCCTAGAACACGATCATAGGATTGATGAATGCGACCGATATAGGCTTGACGGCTTTCAACA from Vibrio rarus includes the following:
- the gorA gene encoding glutathione-disulfide reductase; translated protein: MATQHFDYICIGGGSGGIASANRASMYGAKVALIEAKDLGGTCVNVGCVPKKVMWHGAQIAEAINLYAEDYGFDVNLKNFSWSKLVESRQAYIGRIHQSYDRVLGNNKVNVIKGFAKFVDAKTVEVDGELYTADHILIAVGGRPTIPNIPGAEYGIDSNGFFELNEQPKRVAVVGAGYIAVEIAGVLSALGTQTDLFVRKASPLRSFDPMIIDTLTEVMAAEGPTLHTHSVPKEVVKEADGSLTLHLENGNTHNVDQLIWAIGRHPATDAINLNNSGVETNQRGYIKVNEYQETNVSGVYCVGDIMEGGVELTPVAVKAGRQLSERLFNNKPDAKMDYSLIPTVVFSHPPIGTIGLTEQQAIDQYGEGNVKVYTSGFTAMYSAVTKHRQPCKMKLVCAGDNEQVVGLHGIGFTVDEMIQGFAVAMKMGATKADFDSVVAIHPTGSEEFVTMR